Proteins encoded together in one Candidatus Acidiferrales bacterium window:
- a CDS encoding transaldolase: MRNLKVKIFADGADKAGMLEMAANPSIAGFTTNPTLMKKAGIRDYRAFALDVLRVINDKPISFEVFSDDFDQMEKQALEIASWGENVRVKIPVTDTKGNSSTPLIGRLAQQGVKINVTAMMTLEQVKKVVPHMLNGPGGYVSVFAGRIADSGRDPVPIMADIVKFLKSYPSIELLWASPREVLNVVQADQIGCHIITVTNDLIKKLSLIGKDLDEFSLETVKMFYGDAQAAGYTLETKRQAVLK, translated from the coding sequence GTGCGGAATCTAAAAGTGAAGATATTTGCCGATGGTGCTGACAAAGCAGGAATGCTCGAAATGGCGGCAAATCCAAGCATTGCGGGGTTCACCACCAATCCGACCCTAATGAAGAAAGCTGGGATAAGAGACTACAGAGCGTTTGCACTTGATGTACTCAGGGTGATCAATGACAAGCCGATTTCGTTTGAAGTGTTCTCCGATGATTTCGATCAAATGGAGAAGCAAGCGTTGGAGATTGCCTCCTGGGGAGAGAATGTTCGTGTGAAAATACCGGTAACGGACACGAAGGGCAACTCCAGCACGCCTCTGATCGGTAGATTAGCGCAGCAAGGGGTTAAAATAAATGTTACAGCCATGATGACCCTTGAACAGGTCAAGAAAGTGGTGCCGCACATGCTTAACGGACCCGGGGGGTATGTTTCTGTTTTTGCCGGTCGGATTGCTGATTCGGGCCGCGATCCCGTTCCTATCATGGCTGATATAGTCAAGTTTCTTAAATCGTATCCATCCATTGAACTTTTATGGGCGAGCCCGCGTGAAGTTTTGAATGTTGTTCAGGCAGACCAAATTGGCTGTCATATCATTACTGTCACCAACGATCTCATAAAGAAATTGAGCTTGATAGGAAAAGACCTGGATGAGTTTTCTCTCGAAACCGTAAAGATGTTTTACGGGGACGCGCAAGCTGCAGGATACACTCTTGAAACCAAGAGACAGGC
- a CDS encoding HAD-IIIA family hydrolase, giving the protein MIKNIFFDRDGIVNETILRDGGAFSPLQLNEFKVKREFVDFFRSIEKKKLNLFIVSNQPDIARGKLSESTLRSMTAVLESMFTFKEILYCRHDDQDDCNCRKPKPGMIETLISKYCLKREECLIVGDSWKDVAAGKSAGIKTVFLVTSYNEKTVTDFDFEVESLEDMNTKQILGG; this is encoded by the coding sequence TTGATCAAAAATATTTTCTTTGATCGCGATGGAATCGTGAATGAGACAATACTGAGAGACGGCGGTGCTTTTTCACCATTGCAACTTAATGAATTCAAGGTCAAGAGGGAATTTGTTGATTTCTTTCGATCGATCGAGAAGAAAAAGCTAAATCTTTTCATCGTCTCGAATCAGCCAGATATTGCTCGTGGGAAACTGTCTGAAAGCACGCTGCGTTCCATGACGGCAGTGCTAGAGAGTATGTTCACGTTCAAGGAAATCTTGTACTGCAGGCACGACGATCAAGACGATTGCAACTGTCGGAAGCCGAAGCCCGGCATGATCGAAACTCTGATTTCAAAATATTGCTTGAAGAGGGAGGAGTGTCTAATTGTGGGTGACAGCTGGAAGGACGTTGCAGCGGGAAAAAGTGCCGGGATCAAGACGGTTTTTCTAGTGACTTCCTACAACGAAAAGACTGTGACGGATTTTGATTTCGAGGTGGAGAGCCTGGAAGACATGAATACGAAACAAATACTTGGAGGATAG
- a CDS encoding SIS domain-containing protein, with translation MDFSSLFLSESAEVLKLINHDDIDHVVGVLYETRQNGGRLFIVGSGGGAGHASHATCDFRKLCDFEAYAPYDNISELTARVNDEGWDVSILNWLKVSRFSERDCVFVLSVGGGNEEKNISSNLVHVVKYAKKIGAKIVGVVGRDGGYTKQVGDAVVVIPTVNPEHVTPLTEGFQSVIWHLLVSHPKLQRHGTKWESTK, from the coding sequence GTGGATTTTTCGAGCCTTTTTTTGTCCGAGAGTGCGGAAGTGTTGAAGTTGATTAACCATGATGATATAGACCACGTTGTCGGGGTTTTATATGAAACCAGGCAAAACGGCGGAAGGCTGTTCATTGTGGGCTCCGGTGGAGGTGCCGGGCACGCATCTCATGCGACATGTGATTTTCGCAAGTTATGTGATTTTGAAGCATATGCGCCATATGATAACATTTCTGAACTCACGGCGCGGGTGAATGACGAAGGCTGGGATGTTTCGATTTTGAATTGGCTTAAAGTAAGCCGGTTCAGTGAACGGGATTGTGTGTTTGTCCTTTCAGTTGGCGGTGGAAACGAAGAAAAAAACATAAGCTCAAATCTTGTACATGTAGTCAAATACGCTAAGAAAATAGGCGCGAAGATTGTAGGTGTGGTTGGGAGGGATGGAGGTTACACAAAACAGGTTGGCGATGCAGTTGTAGTTATTCCTACAGTGAATCCGGAACACGTCACGCCTCTTACGGAAGGATTTCAATCCGTTATCTGGCATTTGTTGGTATCCCATCCGAAACTCCAGAGGCATGGGACAAAATGGGAATCAACTAAATGA
- a CDS encoding nucleotidyltransferase family protein, with protein MRAVLLAAGMGERLREIVQTIPKPMIMYDGKPILQHNIELCRQYGVKEIYINTHHLAENIMEYFGDGARFGVKIYYSYEPELLGTSGALNNFRHQLDGEYFYVLYADNYSRFNLRMLRTAFQRNKCIGVIAFHYRDDVRESGVGEFDKDERIVRFLEKPGKGLTTSHWVNAGIYYLSPEIFDYIPQGFSDFGRDVFPRLLEEGVPLCGIRSRMALKAFDTPELLRASIEGGSEYRREKAHRH; from the coding sequence ATGAGAGCCGTATTGCTCGCCGCAGGGATGGGGGAACGTCTGAGAGAGATTGTACAGACTATCCCGAAGCCGATGATAATGTATGACGGGAAACCAATACTTCAACACAACATTGAGTTGTGCAGACAATACGGCGTCAAAGAAATCTACATCAACACTCATCATCTTGCCGAGAACATAATGGAGTATTTCGGAGACGGTGCACGATTCGGCGTAAAGATTTACTATTCATATGAGCCGGAACTTCTCGGAACTTCAGGAGCTCTGAACAACTTCCGCCATCAATTGGATGGCGAGTATTTTTATGTGCTTTATGCAGACAATTATTCTAGATTCAATCTCCGGATGCTAAGAACCGCGTTCCAGCGGAACAAGTGCATCGGGGTAATCGCATTTCACTATAGGGATGATGTGCGGGAGAGCGGAGTTGGGGAATTCGATAAAGATGAACGAATTGTCCGTTTCCTGGAGAAGCCGGGAAAGGGGCTGACGACAAGTCATTGGGTGAATGCGGGTATATACTATTTAAGTCCAGAAATTTTTGATTATATACCACAGGGTTTTTCTGATTTTGGACGGGATGTTTTTCCACGGCTGCTGGAAGAGGGGGTCCCATTGTGCGGAATCCGGTCACGGATGGCATTGAAAGCATTCGATACCCCGGAGCTTTTACGTGCTTCAATCGAAGGTGGGAGTGAGTACAGGAGAGAAAAAGCACATAGGCATTAG